From the genome of Cryptococcus depauperatus CBS 7841 chromosome 1, complete sequence, one region includes:
- a CDS encoding farnesyl-diphosphate farnesyltransferase has protein sequence MAVTHPAELRAMVNFAIWRDTRDITDPKELSTTCYNRPTMKKCWDFLDLTSRSFARVIRELEGDLARTVCIFYLVLRALDTVEDDMTIPNDIKLPLLRAMHTKLYEPEWTFNGSKEKDKIVLEEFDVIQTEFTLLNPKYQAVIADICKKMGAGMADFAALATPERPVAEVNSIADYDLYCHYVAGLVGEGLSGLFAASGKERSFIADKLTLSNSMGLLLQKTNIYRDLHEDVVDGRGFWPRAIWGKYGFESMKELIDPEREKEAMWAASEMVLDALRHTTDALDYLTLLRCQSVFNFVAIPAVMAIATLERTFMNPKILRENVKIRKGETIRLIVRATNPRDVSYIFRDYARKIHAKVLKDDPNLLKISIACAQIEQWTEHHYPTFIQISGGGATGAVQTAIDATTKDARATLFTHLAKEAQEASRKARQEKLMAELRTKGLIKSQEPTDEDEEAKKRYDAIKDQQGTPWMMVISVIVGVLALMAALGGGIVWVVITYFDD, from the exons ATGG CTGTGACTCATCCG GCCGAACTTCGAGCTATGGTTAATTTTGCTATTTGGAGGGATACTCGCGACATCACTGACCCAAAAGAATTGTCTACAACATGCTACAATCGCCCgacaatgaagaaatgCTGGGACTTTTTGGACTTAACAAGCCGAAGCTTTGCCAGGGTTATCCGGGAGTTGGAGGGAGATCTGGCAAGAACT GTGTGTATATTCTATCTCGTATTGAGGGCACTCGACactgtggaagatgatATGACTATTCCAAACGACATTAAACTCCCTCTCCTTCGTGCTATGCACACTAAGCTCTATGAACCGGAATGGACTTTCAATGGGAGTAAggagaaggacaagattgttttggaagagtTTGACGTAATCCAGACCGAGTTTACCTTGCTTAATCCCAA ATATCAAGCTGTGATTGCAGATATTTGCAAAAAAATGGGTGCTGGCATGGCCGATTTTGCTGCTCTCGCTACACCTGAACGACCTGTCGCCGAGGTCAATTCCATCGCTGATTACGATCTATACTGTCATTATGTCGCTGGCTTGGTTGGCGAAGGTCTTTCCGGTTTATTTGCGGCCTCCGGCAAGGAGCGCTCCTTCATCGCCGACAAGCTCACTCTTTCTAACTCTATGGGTTTGCTGctccaaaagacaaacatTTATCGTGACTTGCACGAAGATGTAGTTGATGGTCGTGGATTCTGGCCCCGAGCAATCTGGGGCAAATACGGGTTCGAATCTATGAAAGAGCTGATTGATCCTGaaagggagaaggaggcaATGTGGGCGGCTAGCGAGATGGTTCTTGATGCGTTGCGACACACTACGGATGCCTTGGACTATTTGACTTTGTTGAGATGCCAAAGTGTGTTCAATTTTGTCGCTATTCCTGCCGTCATGGCAATCGCAACTTTGGAAAGAACCTTTATGAACCCAAAGATACTAAGAGAGAATGTCAAGATTAGAAAGGGAGAGACCATCCGA CTAATCGTGCGAGCGACCAACCCAAGGGATGTGTCTTACATCTTCCGGGACTACGCTCGCAAGATTCACGCCAAGGTTCTAAAAGATGATCccaatcttctcaaaatCTCCATTGCATGCGCCCAAATTGAACAATGGACTGAACATCATTACCCTACTTTTATTCAAATTTCGGGTGGTGGTGCTACTGGGGCCGTTCAAACTGCTATTGATGCTACGACCAAAGATGCTCGTGCAACCTTATTCACACATCTTGCTAAGGAAGCGCAAGAGGCGTCGCGAAAAGCTCGTCAGGAAAAGCTTATGGCAGAATTACGGACCAAGGGGCTCATCAAATCCCAAGAGCCaacagatgaagatgaggaggcGAAAAAGCGTTACGATGCTATAAAGGATCAGCAGGGAACACCATGGATGATGGTCATCTCTGTTATCGTGGGAGTGTTAGCACTCATGGCGGCATTGGGAGGAGGAATAGTTTGGGTTGTCATCACATATTTTGACGAT TAA